The following proteins are co-located in the Myxococcus fulvus genome:
- a CDS encoding gluconate 2-dehydrogenase subunit 3 family protein translates to MSRARPARRRLTRRSFIQRLSFLGGGVVLLGPLACKRSSEEPQPAKDTGPLGTAPGGRQTHTFSSFEFAVVAAATERILPKDEDPGALDADVPVYIDRILQTPSMQPMREDFMTGLAALERRSQRMFQKGFAALTPAQQDELLTLFKDSPPSSGEAHFMELLTVLTLEGFLGDPSYGGNKGKVGWRLMGFDTVGTVAMAPPEGYDGPKCLRECGVHK, encoded by the coding sequence CATCCAGCGGCTGAGCTTCCTCGGCGGAGGCGTGGTGTTGCTGGGGCCCCTGGCCTGCAAGCGCTCCTCCGAGGAGCCCCAGCCCGCCAAGGACACCGGCCCGCTGGGCACCGCCCCCGGAGGGCGGCAGACGCACACCTTCTCCTCCTTCGAGTTCGCCGTCGTGGCCGCCGCCACCGAGCGCATCCTCCCCAAGGACGAGGACCCGGGCGCGCTCGACGCGGACGTGCCCGTCTACATCGACCGCATCCTCCAGACACCCTCGATGCAGCCCATGCGCGAGGACTTCATGACGGGGCTGGCCGCGCTGGAGCGCCGCTCGCAGCGCATGTTCCAGAAGGGCTTCGCGGCGCTCACGCCCGCGCAGCAGGACGAGCTGCTCACGCTCTTCAAGGACAGCCCCCCCAGCAGCGGCGAGGCGCACTTCATGGAGCTGCTCACCGTGCTGACACTGGAGGGCTTCCTGGGAGACCCGTCCTACGGCGGCAACAAGGGCAAGGTGGGCTGGAGGCTGATGGGCTTCGACACGGTGGGCACCGTGGCGATGGCGCCCCCCGAGGGCTACGACGGCCCGAAGTGCCTGCGCGAGTGCGGGGTTCACAAGTGA